A window from Primulina eburnea isolate SZY01 chromosome 2, ASM2296580v1, whole genome shotgun sequence encodes these proteins:
- the LOC140816636 gene encoding protein ELF4-LIKE 4-like has protein sequence MEGETFSGLGNVPQLDGKILQTFQKSFVQVQNILDQNRLLINEINQNHESKIPDNLSRNVGLIKELNNNIRRVVDLYADLSSSFTKSVDASSEGDSSGVFKSGGHKRLRPS, from the coding sequence ATGGAGGGGGAGACATTCTCTGGCCTCGGTAATGTGCCACAGTTGGACGGCAAGATCTTGCAGACTTTTCAAAAGAGTTTTGTCCAAGTTCAAAACATATTAGATCAGAATAGGCTACTAATCAATGAGATTAATCAGAATCACGAGTCCAAGATACCTGACAATTTGAGCAGAAATGTGGGATTGATTAAAGAACTGAACAATAATATCAGAAGGGTGGTCGATCTTTACGCCGACCTGTCGAGTTCCTTTACGAAATCCGTGGATGCCTCATCTGAAGGAGATTCAAGTGGTGTTTTTAAATCTGGTGGACACAAAAGGCTTAGGCCTTCTTGA
- the LOC140816626 gene encoding bet1-like SNARE 1-1, which produces MNSRRDRNTRTALFDGIEEGGIRSSSSYSHEIDEQENERAIDGLQDRVAILKRLSGDINEEVETHNRMLDRMGNDMDTSRGVLSGTMDKFKMVFEKKSSRSMFTLVASFVVIFLLIYYLTR; this is translated from the exons ATGAATTCAAGAAG GGATCGCAATACAAGAACTGCTCTTTTTGATGGTATTGAGGAAGGAGGTATAAGGTCTTCATCATCTTACTCTCATGAAATTGATGAGCAAGAGAATGAAAGAGCAATTGATGGACTGCAAGATCGAGTTGCTATATTGAAAAGG CTGTCAGGTGATATCAACGAAGAAGTCGAGACTCATAACCGTATGCTTGACAGAATG GGCAACGACATGGATACCTCAAGAGGAGTTCTATCTGGGACCATGGATAAATTTAAGATG GTGTTTGAGAAGAAATCAAGTCGGAGTATGTTCACACTCGTAGCATCTTTTGTGGTCATTTTCCTCCTCATATATTATCTTACGAGGTGA